One window of the Gemmatimonadales bacterium genome contains the following:
- a CDS encoding Na+:solute symporter: MLHGIDWAVIAGYLMVALAIGVWASRGSRAGRTSFFLADRSLPWWWAGLSIAATTFAADTPLAISGIIADRGLSGNWLWLSWILVHAGVVAVFARRWWRTGVVTDAEFIGMRYNDRAAPLLRTTRAALYGGLYNIIILGWVLRAMGKIVEPLAPWERWAPGLLSTVSRILPAESAVGDPASLLTILGLVALVTTYSALGGLRGVVRTDLIQLGLGLAGSIWLAVAAWEAVGGRTGLQEGLANLYGDRRFELVALFPSAGGGWLGALELGTFAIGSYLLVQGYANIPADGGGYLQQRLNATRSEGDAVRAAWLFVGVQYLLRTWPWFVVGLAALVLIPLDGSTAQIPGPLADTVRSDREAGYPALMLALLPPGALGMLVVSLLAAFMSTVDTHFNWGASYLVNDVALRIRPDLSERVQIRIARLAVIGFAGLAVAVALNIETIEQAWKWVAVLGAALGAPTVLRWLWWRMTALAELAGAVTGLAVGAATGAAGVGYERQLLWVAALSLAATLLTVCIGPRSDRAHASIFAARIEPPGWWPDRTPIETARSLGRAGGATLLTIAVVVLGLWIGHRLLFAP; encoded by the coding sequence GTGCTCCACGGGATCGATTGGGCCGTCATCGCTGGCTATCTGATGGTCGCACTCGCGATCGGCGTGTGGGCCAGCCGCGGAAGTCGGGCCGGTCGGACCAGCTTCTTCCTCGCCGATCGATCCCTGCCGTGGTGGTGGGCCGGTCTCTCGATCGCGGCCACCACGTTTGCCGCGGACACGCCCCTCGCCATCAGCGGTATCATCGCCGATCGGGGGCTGTCCGGTAACTGGCTCTGGCTGTCCTGGATCCTGGTTCACGCCGGTGTCGTCGCGGTCTTCGCCCGACGATGGTGGCGGACCGGGGTGGTGACCGATGCGGAGTTCATCGGGATGCGGTACAACGACCGTGCCGCCCCCTTGCTACGCACCACGAGGGCAGCCCTCTACGGCGGGCTCTACAACATCATCATCCTGGGCTGGGTTCTGCGAGCCATGGGCAAGATCGTCGAGCCCCTGGCCCCCTGGGAACGCTGGGCGCCGGGGCTGCTGAGCACCGTCAGCCGGATCCTGCCGGCTGAGAGCGCCGTCGGCGACCCGGCCTCGCTCCTCACCATTCTGGGCCTGGTGGCGCTGGTCACGACCTACTCGGCGCTGGGCGGCCTGCGCGGCGTGGTCCGAACCGACCTGATCCAGCTCGGGCTCGGCCTGGCTGGAAGCATCTGGCTCGCCGTCGCGGCCTGGGAAGCGGTCGGCGGCCGCACCGGTCTGCAGGAGGGGCTCGCAAACCTGTACGGCGACCGGCGATTCGAGCTGGTGGCACTCTTCCCATCGGCAGGAGGAGGTTGGCTCGGCGCGCTCGAGCTGGGAACGTTCGCCATCGGCAGCTACCTCTTGGTCCAGGGCTATGCCAACATCCCGGCGGACGGGGGCGGCTATCTGCAGCAGCGCCTCAATGCCACCCGAAGCGAGGGCGATGCCGTCCGGGCCGCCTGGCTCTTCGTCGGGGTGCAGTACCTGTTGCGCACCTGGCCTTGGTTCGTAGTCGGCCTGGCCGCCCTGGTGCTGATCCCGCTCGACGGATCAACAGCGCAGATCCCCGGCCCCCTCGCCGACACGGTACGATCGGACCGCGAGGCGGGGTATCCGGCCCTGATGCTGGCACTCCTCCCGCCAGGTGCGCTTGGAATGCTCGTGGTGTCCCTGCTCGCGGCCTTCATGAGCACGGTCGACACGCATTTCAACTGGGGCGCGTCCTACCTGGTCAACGACGTCGCCCTGCGGATCCGCCCCGATCTGTCAGAGCGGGTCCAGATTCGGATCGCGCGGCTGGCCGTGATTGGGTTTGCCGGCCTGGCGGTGGCGGTGGCCCTCAACATCGAAACGATCGAACAGGCCTGGAAATGGGTCGCGGTGCTGGGCGCCGCCCTCGGGGCGCCCACGGTGCTTCGTTGGCTCTGGTGGCGGATGACGGCGCTTGCCGAGCTGGCGGGGGCGGTCACCGGACTGGCCGTCGGCGCGGCCACCGGAGCCGCAGGAGTCGGCTACGAACGGCAGCTCCTCTGGGTCGCGGCCCTGAGTCTGGCCGCGACCCTGCTGACGGTATGCATCGGCCCTCGAAGCGACCGGGCCCATGCCTCGATCTTTGCCGCCCGGATCGAGCCGCCGGGCTGGTGGCCCGACCGCACGCCGATTGAAACCGCCCGGAGTCTCGGCCGCGCAGGTGGCGCCACCCTCCTGACGATCGCGGTCGTCGTCCTCGGACTCTGGATCGGGCACCGGCTGCTGTTCGCGCCCTGA